One Prodigiosinella aquatilis DNA window includes the following coding sequences:
- the hemA gene encoding 5-aminolevulinate synthase, translated as MYEIFFSEKVEALKKSGQYRNFVTLNRICGKYPLADITADHSSAVVWCSNDYLGMSQHPVVRTAMHTAVDLYGAGAGGSRNIGGNHELFEKLESSLAEWHNKEAALVFPTGFSSNDATLQCLLHLMDDVVIISDELNHASIINGIRAVKVQKEIFRHNDVKHLEEILSAYPLERKKLIVFESIYSMDGDISPIPEIIRLAKKYNAMTFLDEVHAIGMYGNRGAGKADEMHVADQIDIIQGTMGKAIGLIGGYIASSAIVIDTIRSFATGFIFTTSLPPAIVAGCLASLNYLKDHQELRESLHNNSTLLRFALDEMKIPVMSCSSTHVIPILVGDAGKCRAAAERLLKEHHVYLQPINFPSVPVGTERFRVNATPNHTRQQIMHLASSLRETFEYFGIPLVAQNIIKAEAV; from the coding sequence ATGTACGAAATTTTCTTTAGTGAAAAGGTTGAGGCTTTAAAAAAATCTGGCCAATACAGAAATTTTGTTACGCTGAATAGAATTTGCGGCAAGTACCCTCTTGCAGATATTACAGCAGACCATTCTTCTGCTGTAGTATGGTGCAGCAATGATTACTTGGGGATGTCCCAACACCCAGTGGTAAGAACGGCTATGCATACTGCTGTTGATCTGTATGGAGCTGGTGCAGGAGGCTCCAGAAATATTGGTGGAAACCACGAACTCTTTGAGAAACTGGAATCCAGCTTGGCTGAATGGCATAATAAGGAGGCTGCATTAGTTTTTCCTACCGGATTTAGTTCCAACGATGCGACATTACAATGCCTATTGCACCTAATGGATGATGTAGTAATTATCAGTGATGAACTTAATCATGCCTCGATAATTAACGGAATACGGGCAGTAAAGGTTCAGAAGGAAATATTTCGCCATAATGATGTTAAACATCTTGAGGAAATTCTTTCTGCTTATCCATTAGAACGTAAGAAATTGATTGTATTTGAATCTATTTATTCAATGGATGGTGATATTTCACCTATTCCGGAAATCATCAGGCTGGCAAAAAAATATAATGCCATGACATTTCTGGATGAAGTACACGCCATCGGTATGTATGGCAATAGAGGTGCAGGCAAAGCGGATGAAATGCATGTGGCAGATCAAATTGATATTATTCAGGGAACGATGGGGAAAGCTATTGGCCTTATCGGTGGATACATTGCGAGCTCAGCAATCGTTATTGATACCATACGTTCCTTTGCCACCGGTTTCATCTTCACAACTTCACTACCGCCCGCGATCGTTGCTGGATGTCTTGCCAGCCTGAATTACTTAAAAGACCATCAGGAATTAAGAGAGAGTCTGCATAATAATTCGACATTACTAAGATTTGCACTGGATGAAATGAAGATCCCTGTAATGTCGTGTTCCAGCACTCACGTTATCCCTATCCTTGTCGGAGACGCCGGTAAATGCCGCGCGGCCGCTGAGCGCTTGCTGAAAGAGCACCATGTCTATCTGCAACCAATTAACTTTCCCTCCGTTCCCGTCGGGACAGAACGTTTTCGCGTTAACGCAACACCGAATCACACCCGCCAACAAATCATGCACTTGGCATCCTCACTCAGAGAAACTTTTGAATACTTCGGGATCCCTCTTGTCGCCCAAAATATCATTAAGGCAGAGGCTGTATAA